CACAGCACGATCTGCGCAGGATACAGCACCTCAGGGCAGGACTTCTCCacagacaagtgggacatcttccaggacctggtccgtgagtagctgcactgcagaatgacacccccctctgccccactgtcccctaacccactggcattttcttcagggacctctcaaaatgtctacctctaaagggggccgctctcgtccccctacttcttcatcttctgccttagtcaagtactttgcatgttcgtcctgtaacagcgaacttccctcaggtcagtcctctccgctatgtcagtcctgcagcaacccgattgttcccaccgcccaggatcccccggctgctccgcccgagagtgatacccccatcccaggctgggcctcctctctgtcacaatcggtggccgatttaacacaggtgtctcaaaccctggtgtccgtgctggatcggttacccctgcagacccctgcagtggccagcgggtcacaggaaccgccgcccgagccctccttgataagccgcaaaaggtccagacaggaacgtcggtctgagtcctcttctcgctccatctcgccacacggccctcccctgcggtcggTGTCCcctcgatcctcctcccctgagtcaggcgaggcattctctgacgcgccctcggaggatatctcGGAGCTGGaagcaaatcgccaccatgagggatatggtccagaatctcattggggcaataaaccaaacctgtggcataaaggatccctctacggaatccGCAGATcaagcggtttcgtttagacgggccaaaccaccttccaagttttttgctcctcatcctgaattcgaggaaatcttgtccagagagagagagagaacccgacTCGGCGTttgcagaggggaaaacgcctgggtgtgttatatcccttttctccagaacttaccgccaattggatggtctctccctcggtggatccccctgtttccaggctgtccaccaacacggtgcttccactgtccggtggAGCATCTCTGAAGTACTTTAACAatagttatagaatcctttgcgaagtcagcctttgaagcggctgcagcggctctatgcccagcttttgcttctacttgggtttctaaatccatttccaaatgggccaaagatCTACGTCGatgtatcctggacggggcgcctcccgtgcaactagcggagcttgccaacaagatttcccacgctggtgaatacctggtctccgccttcctggatgtcgcgtcttgtgcggctcaggcttccagcaatgccgttgccatccgacggaccgtttggctcaagtcctgccttattccttctcagcgcatcatctttctgggcatgctcttcgacactcgtcagaccagagtcttccttcccaaagacaagagatccactctttgtcgggacatacgcttgctccagggtcctcggcctccctccctccgatcggccatgaaggttctggggaggatggtagctacattggaagcaattccctttgcccaatttcattcgcaaccccttcagcaagccattctgtctcagtgggacaggtctgtcttctccctggatcggccgatcagactctcttctcgggtcaagcggtctctcaactggtggctgacgtcacctctcatctcccagggcaggccagttcactggcaggtggtgacaacggacgccaacctgctcggctggggtgcggttcttcgccacctgacggttcagggccgttggtcgtcgcaggagtcatctctgccaatcaatgtcctcgaaatttgggccatctttctgtccctccgccactgggaagggattctcaggggcctgccagtccggatccagacggacaacgccacggctgtggcatatgtcaaccatcagggggggacccggagctccttggcccttgccgaggtatccaagatcctcctttgggcagaggcaacggttccggtgatatccgcggtgcatattcccggcgtggacaactgggccgccgacttcctcagccgcgagggcctcgcggcaggggaatggtccttgcatccggaggtcttccatcagatttgtcttcgatgggggactccggacgtggatctcacggcgtctcgaatgaacaggaaggttccgcagttcatctccaggtctctcgatcctctcgcagtgggcgtcgatgctctggccattcctttggtcacagttcgggctgccctacctgttcccaccccttccattacttcccaaactgttgaagaagatcaaagcggaaggggtgacgGTCATCCtggtcgccccggattggcccaggagagcttggttcgcggagctcgtcaaccttctcgcggatgctccctggcgccttccagacaggcccgatctgctgtcttagggtccgatctgccacccgaattctcggtcgctcagtttaacggcgtggctgttgagaccgcggttctaagagcgtccggcctttcggaccgggtgattcacaccatgattcaggctcggaagccttcgtcttccaggatctactaccgtacctggaaggcttacttccgttggtgcgagtccaaccgcgttccatctatggctttttccctgccttctcttttggccttccttcaggcaggactggattcgggcctggctcttagctacctgaagggtcaggtctctgtgctttccatcctctttcagaagactttGGCTTCTcgtccacaggttaagaccttccttcaaggagtagcccacgctgtccctccgtacagggccccctgtggattcatgggatttaaacctggtactggacgttctgagggtttcatcctttgagcctcttagggagattcctctatcagttctatCTAGGAAGttgacctttcttgtggccatcacgtctattcgccgcgtttccgagttggcggccctgtcttgccgtcctccgtttttggtcattcaccaggacaaggtggtcttccggcccccaccttcttttcttcctaatgtggtttccaccttccacctcaacaaggttctaaagcgactattgctcgctggatcagaatggcaattttggaggcttaccgggtcaagaacagagtgccccctcctggaattaaggctcactctacccgggcagtcggcgcctcctgggcggtgcaccactgggcttccgccctacagctttgcaaagcggcaacttggtcttccatccacacgttcgccaaattttacaatttttacgcttcggcggacgccagcctaggcagaaggatcttgcaggcggcagtggtgagtcctctgacctgatggaagtctgtttttcccgcccgtgggactgctttgggacgtcccatggttcctgtgtcccccaatgagaggcgataaagaaaacaggatttttggttgcttaccgtaaaatctgtttcttggagcctccattgggggacacagttcCCTCCCAATGTTTCCTGTTGTTTTATGTTCTataactgttctcacgtttacagttctcaagtttgtgtttatggttttcaaccttgttcattatctcctactgctttctcactaactgaagagtataatgccagtcggtggggtgtacaccgcagaggaggagctaacttttttatttgcatagtgtcagcagcatacacctcatggttcctgtgtcccccaatggaggctccaagaaacagattttacggtaagcaaccaaaaatcctgttttttcccatatttTATGCGTAGGTCATTGGGTACTACTCCTGCTACTTCTCATGTTACAGGTAGATTTGCAGAGTTTCCTTCTGTACTACAGACACACCTTACAGAGAACTGCTGCTGGAGTCCATTGTTTAATCCTTAATTGTTTCCTGTAGTTTACACTCGATTAGTGTGCAGGGCGACCGGCAGAACATTGCACAGCACCATATAGTGTGCAATGTGAACTACTGCCATTTTCAGATTGTGCAGTATCCTGGCTGGGACCATTGACTCGCTTTAGACATACACTGGGACAACCAAAAtcaacagatggggtatcccactaTGTCATGGTCACCTGTTGTAGTCATTTTTGCTCCTATATTATAGGTGACAGTATCACCATTAAGGTACTAACTACTAGTTTGTTTGTGAAAGAAAAAACCCTAAAATAAAGTCTTTCCTCCATTACAGAAGTGAATAGGTGAAGTTGATTCACCAGTCTGATCAAAATTGTACATGTCTTCTGATAGTCTCTCCCCTAACCCccattccctcccccccccccaaaaaaaaaaaagtaatgtgaaaAGTTCTACAGATTATGAATATGTGCTCTATTTGGAAAAAGAATACCGATAGAACATGAATGTGAAACTGTGATGTGTGAAtggggccttaaagggaacctatcacaatGACAATTTAGTCTAATCTGTCTTGGGTGTGCTCGGATACTATATTCGGGTCCCTGTGACTGCATGATTTGTGAcggtagacagccgcaacacatctgTGGATTGCCAAACAAATAGGCAATCCACACATGTGCTGCAGTTGTCTGTCGCAAAACATACAATCACAGGGACAGCCCTCCGGTGGGACGGCCCTCCGGTGGGACGGCCCTCCGGTGGGACGGCCCTCCGGTGGGACGGCCCACCGGTGGGACGGCCCACCGGTGGGACGGCCCGCCAGCCCCCTTGTCTTGTATTTGGTTCTGTAGTGATCCAGGTTGGAATAGCTAGAACCTAGGCTGGGGGGACCTGCTGCTGTAATTCAGACATTGGGATTTATTTTGCTCTTATTGTTAATTGTAATCTATTGTATTTTTTTCAGTTTGCGACTTTTTAGGAGAAAAAATAGCATCGGTTCTGGGGGTCAGTACACCGAAGTACCAGTATGCGATTGATGAATATTACAGAATGCAGAAGGAGGTATATGCTGGCCGTTCCCACTGCTCAGACCCGTGTTCTCCTGGGCATATGTGTGGGGATGGTAATAGAATCCGAGTGTGTGCCGTCGCCTGTCTTCTGACGTCCATTACTGCCTGTAAACATATCGTGTTACTGCCGGGATATGCAAAACCTATAACCCCAACCTAGATGGGAACTGATCAGGTAGTGGGAATAAAACATGTAACCCTCAGGTCGTGACTTTAAAGTTTGCCacagatttctaaaaaaaaaaaaaagtattgtcaaCCAGTCAAGTGGAAAAGAAGAACCTTGTAATGGCGTTATTAATGTGAGTGTAGCAATGACAAAACTATCGTAGCAAAAAATACAATTGCTGCCATTGATAGCAATAATGTATTTATTCCTTTGGCTTTTCGCATTTTAACCTCTTCGTGACCGGACCAAATTTTCCACATCTTTCACTTTATATGGCAATAACTCTGAAAAGTTTTAACAGatcacagtgattctgagatttcttcgtgacacattgtactttgttaCTGGTAAACAAATCCGACATCAAGGGGGATTTGGAGCTGTGGCGGGccgctcacttcctcttgatgtctGATACATTTGAGGTGGGGCAAGTGaagtcagcgctgattgggtgcagggctcatgtgacaATGTCACACAAGCCCCGTTAGAGCGAGCACCAACACTGCTCGAACGTCATtggcactggaggggagtataaaGGTTGTTATTTTATGGGGGCAAACATGGTGATTTCGAAGGGGTTGTAAAAGCTTAAAATGTAAGTTTTATCTGACCTGCTCTAGGTTACACACATTTTGGTTCAGTAGTTTGCGGGTAATGAGGGAAATGTACAGAGAGTTTATTGACACTGAGACATCCACTTTAGTATTGGGGAACCTAGAAAATTCAGTAATAAACCCTCCGTCTCATCTGTTCTGCTCTGGAGACCTCAAATTTAGATAAATCTGACTGGTGGAAGAGGAGTGGTTTGCACAAAATAGTATCTTGGGCCACCGCCTCTGAAACCCCGCTCTAAAACATACTGTATTAGGAGGAAAGCAAACAGCCAGAACACAACTAGGTCAGCATCTCCAAAATATCAGATCAAATGGGGTGAGCTGGGGGTATGTGGTAATTGGGACCTACAAAATGTGGTCTAAGGATTGATTCGTGGACATGCACTAAATAGTAAAATCAactttatgtaaaaaaacaaaaaaaattagccTATAGGtagtgtagtgcagcggggttgtgcAGTGCGACAGATGGGCAGGGACCACAGAAAGGTTCAAAGCAAATGTCTTTTAATGTCCACAAACTCACACATAGGAGTGATGTCCTCCAGACCGCAGCCGAGTTTCTGTAAACACAGTCCAGAACTCAAAACCAGTTGCCCTGGACAAAGGCACCGCTGTGTCTTTTGTTTGTGTCAGCCGCCTGGAATCCCTGGCTCTGTGCTAGCTTCATACAGACCTGGATTGCACAGAGCCACCTGCcctgcagcttgcaaactccaatTCTGACACACCCGAGGCCAAAACTGACAGGTTTAAATGAAAtcgtggccatagagccacttACAAAACCCGACTGGGGAGAGTGAACTGCCCCACTAGCCCCTAAAGGGTTTTCCTAAGTATTTGACTTggtcactacttggacccaatctacacttacttttattttgccttgtgagtcccaggcatcctgctgtgaacctaaggcactccagcgggtttaataggactgtctgcatcctgggggacacattgaCCCTCGTATATGAACCCTCTCACTGCCTCGCAGTAGGCAGTATCTTTTTCTGTTGGACAATAAAAGTGCATCTCTCTGGTTTGTAGgttgaagaggaggaagaagagaatGAACTGTCAGAGCAGGCAGAGAAACAGTTCCAAGAGCAGAACTGGCAGCAACACGAGACCACGCCTCAGTTGGAGCAGCCTGAAGCCGCCAGCTCCTTTGTCAATATCAGTTTTGTAATGGAAGGAGATGACTCTGTAAACTTGGCACAGAAGCAGGAACTATCCGCTGTCCCGACTTAGCAGCAGGGGAAGAGCAACACCTGCCGAAATCAAAACTGTGCCTTTCTATGTTACTCGAGTCCCAAGCATCTGCTAATTCATAACCCTCAGCATTTTTGAGCCGTCAGATTCACAGGATTGTTGTTTCTTGCTTGCAGTAATTGAAATATTTGATGGGACCACATAAGCTGTCAGGGCTCATCAGCCATTTGTAAAGTTCTAGTGTACACATTATTACCTTGTTAATATATTTAACATTCAACTAAACATTTGTATATGTCTTTGTGACTTTCTTATGTCCAAAAGTAAGGATCCTCCATTAAacatctttgtgttttttttttaaataagttcaACATTCATGTGCAGATTACTTTTATTTCTAGAAGTTGGAGCCTCAGTTTTCTGATACAGAGCACCAAATCCCATGCAGACTTCTGTGTAAAAGGTAACATTCtggcttcctgcagccaccactagagggagcataatAGTTACTCATTCAACTcagtagctccctctagtggtgcctGCTGGAtgccagcaatttatcattttaaTCTGTGTTTTGCACAACAAATTTGTAGACACAAAGCAAAAAGTGGTGCTCAAACCACAATCACATTATATTAGGAAACTTATCAGAACAGAATTTTAGACTTTATGACAGAATGGTGTTAAAATGGCAATTAACGGGGTGATCCAGGAGTTATCTTATTTTTTGCTATTGagctaagaacttacaggcaggtagttgctaattaCCTGTCTGTCCTGCCCAGCACCGATCTCTGCCGGCTCAGAGAGGTCACAAACCGGTTTTGACAGTCTTGTCTatgtcatactgattgacagctggctccctgcgGCCTCACTGCTGGGAGGCGGCTATCGATCAGCATGACGTCCGCAGTGAagccatgtcaacagagcagcctggaagaggtaatgaagacgggagcggtccgtgacctctGAGCTGGCAGAGATCGGCACTGGGCAGAACAAGGAGATAGTTGGCAACTACCTGCCCATACGTTCTTGGTCCATAGCAAAAAAGAAGTAAAGTCCTGTATAACCCTTTTTAATGTTAATCTTTGTAGAAGCTGCCTCATAACAGCTCCCTATCTTGTGCCATTAAGACTTTCTATACATCAGTACGATCTACTA
This region of Ranitomeya imitator isolate aRanImi1 chromosome 1, aRanImi1.pri, whole genome shotgun sequence genomic DNA includes:
- the FAM177A1 gene encoding protein FAM177A1 isoform X1 gives rise to the protein MATGEVVVSGDREFESVELGDVRKKKKIPRRIIHFASGETMEEYSTDEEEDLQEKRDLLPTVDPFLQAKLTWGPYLWFYMLRVATSTLSVCDFLGEKIASVLGVSTPKYQYAIDEYYRMQKEVEEEEEENELSEQAEKQFQEQNWQQHETTPQLEQPEAASSFVNISFVMEGDDSVNLAQKQELSAVPT
- the FAM177A1 gene encoding protein FAM177A1 isoform X2, coding for MATGEVVVSGDREFESVELGDVRKKKKIPRRIIHFASGETMEEYSTDEEEDLQEKRDLLPTVDPAKLTWGPYLWFYMLRVATSTLSVCDFLGEKIASVLGVSTPKYQYAIDEYYRMQKEVEEEEEENELSEQAEKQFQEQNWQQHETTPQLEQPEAASSFVNISFVMEGDDSVNLAQKQELSAVPT